In Bythopirellula goksoeyrii, a single window of DNA contains:
- a CDS encoding RNA polymerase sigma factor produces the protein MSEIIAEQVQDIVDTIYRTESRRVFATLVRLLGDFDLAEEALSDAFAAAVEKWPAEGVPANPRAWLVSAGRFRAIDTMRRRARFDASLESIADRINTDHEELINDEEVADDRLRLIFTCCHPALSPEAQVALTLREVCGLTTEAIASAFLTAPSTLAQRIVRAKAKIRDAKIPYQIPSRAELSERLEPVLQVVYLVFNEGYAASSGDSLTRPDLSGEAIRLGHLLVELLPDPEVMGLLALMLLHESRRAARTSPTGEIILLEDQDRTQWNDAMIAEGKSLVEEAMSSKEVGPYTVQAAIASVHANAAGPEVTDWGQIVTLYDILSQANPSPVVELNRAVAVAMRDGPAAGIGLIDAILARGELADYHLVHAARADLCRRMGKYDEARDSYRRALELAKQEPERQFLEKRLQELSK, from the coding sequence ATGAGCGAAATCATAGCCGAGCAAGTGCAAGACATTGTCGACACCATCTATCGCACCGAGTCTCGGCGGGTCTTTGCCACGCTTGTGCGGCTGCTAGGCGATTTTGATCTGGCTGAGGAAGCACTCTCTGATGCCTTTGCCGCGGCAGTGGAGAAGTGGCCAGCGGAAGGGGTGCCGGCCAATCCTCGAGCGTGGCTTGTCTCGGCCGGACGGTTCAGAGCGATAGACACCATGCGCCGGCGGGCGCGCTTCGATGCCTCGCTTGAGTCCATTGCCGATCGAATCAATACGGATCATGAGGAGCTCATCAACGACGAGGAAGTAGCCGATGATCGCCTCCGACTGATCTTCACCTGCTGCCATCCTGCGTTGTCACCAGAGGCACAGGTTGCCCTCACCTTGCGGGAAGTTTGTGGACTGACCACCGAGGCGATCGCTAGCGCCTTTCTGACCGCCCCCTCGACCCTGGCTCAAAGGATCGTGCGGGCCAAGGCAAAGATTCGCGATGCGAAGATTCCGTACCAGATACCCTCGCGTGCAGAATTGTCCGAGCGGCTTGAACCGGTTCTGCAAGTTGTCTACTTAGTGTTCAATGAGGGTTACGCGGCTTCGTCGGGCGATTCACTCACGCGGCCTGATCTATCGGGCGAAGCGATTCGCTTGGGACATCTACTGGTGGAACTGCTGCCCGACCCGGAAGTCATGGGTCTATTGGCGCTCATGCTGCTGCATGAATCCCGCCGCGCGGCGCGGACTTCGCCAACCGGCGAGATCATTCTCTTGGAGGATCAAGACCGAACTCAATGGAATGATGCTATGATCGCGGAAGGCAAATCGCTGGTCGAGGAGGCGATGTCATCCAAGGAGGTTGGCCCCTATACCGTACAGGCAGCAATTGCGTCGGTGCATGCTAACGCTGCCGGACCTGAGGTGACCGATTGGGGACAAATCGTGACCCTGTACGACATCTTGTCACAAGCCAACCCGTCACCCGTGGTCGAACTCAACCGAGCAGTCGCTGTGGCAATGCGCGATGGACCGGCGGCGGGCATCGGGCTTATCGACGCCATTCTGGCCCGTGGCGAACTGGCCGACTATCATCTGGTCCACGCCGCTCGTGCAGATCTTTGTCGACGAATGGGAAAGTACGACGAAGCCCGGGATTCGTATCGTCGTGCACTCGAATTGGCAAAGCAAGAACCGGAACGGCAGTTTCTGGAAAAGCGACTGCAGGAACTTTCAAAGTAA
- a CDS encoding YciI family protein, with the protein MKFICLGYLDQAKYEALSEAEGKAMMEECFAYDDELRRGGHFLGGEALQNASKAVTLWVRNGKVAATDGPYAETKEQLGGILILEARNLDHAIELMSKHPGVRVGPFEIRPADEQVNALVAARDAAFAEKNSAIK; encoded by the coding sequence ATGAAATTCATTTGTCTTGGCTACCTGGACCAAGCGAAATATGAAGCACTTTCTGAGGCCGAGGGGAAGGCGATGATGGAAGAGTGCTTTGCCTATGACGACGAACTCCGCCGTGGAGGGCATTTTCTCGGCGGCGAGGCACTGCAAAATGCCAGCAAAGCCGTGACCCTGTGGGTTCGCAATGGTAAAGTCGCCGCCACGGACGGTCCCTACGCCGAGACCAAAGAACAACTTGGCGGCATTCTAATTCTCGAAGCCCGAAACCTGGATCATGCGATCGAGCTAATGTCCAAGCATCCCGGCGTCCGCGTCGGGCCATTCGAGATTCGTCCGGCGGATGAACAAGTCAATGCGCTTGTCGCCGCTCGAGATGCGGCCTTCGCCGAAAAAAATAGTGCTATAAAATAA
- a CDS encoding YciI family protein, with protein MMYYLCLAYGDEAGWNSLSDGEKQEVLAQDAVIRDRGNVMSAVQTQVTSVRNWNKKLDLREEPFLQQNLPLAGFAVIEAKNRSEVVKLVSNTPCARAQGVIEIREFWNIGNVVTSPRD; from the coding sequence ATGATGTATTACCTTTGCCTGGCCTATGGAGATGAAGCGGGCTGGAACTCTCTGAGCGACGGCGAAAAACAGGAAGTTCTCGCTCAAGATGCCGTCATCCGAGATCGGGGCAATGTTATGTCGGCGGTACAGACGCAGGTCACGTCAGTACGGAACTGGAATAAGAAACTTGATTTAAGAGAGGAACCCTTCCTACAACAAAATCTGCCACTTGCTGGGTTTGCAGTGATTGAAGCCAAGAATCGGTCCGAGGTTGTCAAGCTTGTATCCAATACTCCTTGTGCTCGAGCACAGGGAGTCATTGAGATTCGCGAGTTCTGGAACATTGGCAACGTTGTCACATCACCACGAGATTAA
- a CDS encoding VOC family protein, with product MTRMIFINLPVTDLTKSMAFYESLGFVNNPHFTDETAACMVWSEAINVMLLTHEKWRTFTSREIPPMTSSEVMLALTCDSREIVDKLNELAAKNGGTADINPKQDLGFMYNRNLADRDGHVWEMFWMDPAAIPAAGSATEK from the coding sequence ATGACTAGAATGATCTTTATCAACTTGCCCGTCACTGACCTCACAAAGTCGATGGCATTTTATGAATCCCTCGGGTTTGTCAACAATCCCCATTTCACCGACGAGACGGCAGCATGCATGGTTTGGAGCGAAGCGATCAACGTCATGCTACTCACGCACGAGAAATGGCGAACCTTCACAAGCCGGGAAATTCCACCAATGACGTCCAGTGAAGTGATGCTCGCTCTAACCTGTGATAGTCGAGAAATTGTCGACAAGTTGAATGAGCTAGCTGCAAAGAACGGTGGCACCGCCGACATCAATCCGAAGCAGGATCTAGGTTTCATGTACAATCGCAACCTGGCTGATAGGGATGGCCACGTTTGGGAAATGTTTTGGATGGACCCAGCCGCGATACCGGCAGCCGGTTCGGCTACTGAAAAATAG
- a CDS encoding SRPBCC family protein, with protein MSGPSNSVKLHRVLRASAERIYNAFLDPDAKARWLPPYGFIGKVHEMNAEVGGGYQMSFTNFSTGSSHSFSGKFVELTPHERIRYTDKFDDPNLPGEMEVTVTLRPVICGTELHILQENIPEAIPAEMCYLGWQESLLQLAHLVEPEIPDGE; from the coding sequence ATGTCTGGTCCATCCAACAGCGTCAAATTACACCGCGTTTTGCGAGCATCGGCTGAGCGTATCTACAATGCCTTTCTCGATCCCGACGCGAAGGCGCGGTGGTTGCCACCCTATGGATTCATCGGCAAAGTTCATGAGATGAACGCCGAAGTTGGTGGCGGCTACCAGATGTCGTTCACCAACTTCTCTACAGGCAGTAGTCATTCATTTAGTGGCAAATTTGTCGAACTTACTCCTCACGAGCGGATTCGATACACGGACAAATTCGACGATCCGAATCTACCGGGTGAAATGGAGGTGACTGTTACCCTACGCCCAGTCATTTGTGGAACGGAGCTTCACATCCTGCAAGAGAATATTCCTGAGGCGATTCCCGCTGAGATGTGCTACCTCGGCTGGCAGGAGTCTCTCTTGCAGCTTGCCCATCTCGTCGAACCAGAAATCCCCGACGGAGAGTAA
- a CDS encoding carboxymuconolactone decarboxylase family protein → MSSRIDYQHVAPDAFRAMFGLERYIRGCGLETSLIELVKMRASQINGCAHCLDMHSKDARSQGETEQRLYLLSAWREAPFYSERERAALAWTEALTLIAEDEVSDELYDEVRQHFSEEELVKLSLAVVTINGWNRLAIGFRADVGNYEPGSMEKPATK, encoded by the coding sequence ATGTCTTCGCGAATCGATTATCAACATGTTGCCCCAGACGCGTTCCGTGCCATGTTTGGGCTGGAAAGATATATTCGAGGTTGCGGCCTGGAAACGTCTCTCATCGAATTGGTCAAGATGCGCGCCTCGCAAATCAATGGTTGCGCACACTGCCTGGACATGCACTCGAAGGATGCTCGTTCCCAAGGTGAAACGGAACAGCGACTCTATCTCTTGAGTGCCTGGCGTGAAGCACCGTTCTACAGTGAGCGTGAACGAGCAGCCCTGGCCTGGACAGAAGCATTAACGCTGATTGCCGAGGACGAGGTCTCCGATGAGTTGTACGACGAGGTGCGACAGCATTTTTCGGAGGAAGAACTTGTCAAACTAAGCCTGGCAGTCGTCACGATCAATGGCTGGAATCGTTTGGCGATCGGGTTTCGAGCAGATGTGGGCAACTATGAACCGGGTTCGATGGAGAAACCGGCAACTAAGTAA
- a CDS encoding YciI family protein — translation MRFMVLVKADKDSEAGVMPSEELLTEMGKFNEKLVNAGVMLAGEGLHPTSKGVRVKFSGKQPSVIDGPFAETKELVAGFWIWKCDSLAKAIDWIKQSPFQDTEIEIRQIFEAEDFGAELTPELREQEERLRAKAEELSKT, via the coding sequence ATGCGATTCATGGTCCTAGTAAAGGCTGACAAAGATTCTGAAGCTGGCGTGATGCCTAGTGAAGAACTCCTTACTGAGATGGGTAAGTTCAACGAGAAATTGGTTAATGCTGGTGTCATGTTAGCCGGCGAAGGGCTCCACCCCACTTCGAAGGGAGTGCGGGTAAAGTTCTCCGGGAAACAACCGTCTGTGATCGATGGTCCGTTCGCCGAAACCAAGGAACTTGTCGCGGGCTTTTGGATCTGGAAGTGCGATTCACTCGCCAAAGCGATCGACTGGATTAAGCAGAGCCCGTTTCAAGATACGGAGATCGAAATCCGCCAAATCTTTGAAGCAGAGGATTTTGGCGCCGAGTTGACGCCTGAACTTCGCGAGCAAGAAGAACGACTGCGAGCCAAAGCCGAGGAGCTTAGCAAAACCTGA
- a CDS encoding DUF899 domain-containing protein, which translates to MATITIACPEIVSQTEWQQARDKLLVKEKAAMKASDALAAERRRLPMVRIEKDYVFEGPQGKVKLVDLFEGRSQLALYHFMFAEGVSGWPEAGCPGCSLVIDNIGYPEHFNVRDLSFAIVSRGPLANLEAYKKRMGWNYPWYSSEGTTFNEDFGVTTPQGETFRLSFFLKNGDDIFQTYYTTNRGAEVLLSNFALLDMAPYGRQEDWEDSPSGWPQSKPYIWWRRHDEHETQKEQSCNTCC; encoded by the coding sequence ATGGCTACAATCACAATCGCTTGTCCAGAAATCGTATCGCAAACCGAATGGCAACAGGCGCGGGACAAATTGCTTGTGAAAGAAAAAGCGGCGATGAAGGCGAGCGACGCCTTGGCTGCTGAACGGCGTCGTCTGCCGATGGTTCGCATCGAGAAAGACTATGTCTTCGAAGGGCCCCAGGGCAAGGTAAAGCTTGTCGATTTGTTTGAAGGACGAAGTCAACTGGCACTTTACCACTTTATGTTTGCCGAAGGAGTCAGCGGGTGGCCAGAGGCGGGATGCCCAGGATGTTCCCTGGTCATCGATAACATCGGCTATCCTGAACATTTTAACGTCCGTGATTTGTCTTTTGCGATCGTATCCCGCGGTCCGCTGGCAAATCTCGAAGCCTACAAGAAACGTATGGGCTGGAATTATCCCTGGTACTCGTCTGAGGGAACAACGTTCAATGAAGACTTCGGTGTGACGACTCCGCAAGGCGAGACCTTCAGGCTGAGTTTCTTTTTGAAGAATGGCGATGACATTTTTCAAACTTACTACACAACTAACCGTGGTGCGGAAGTACTGCTGAGCAACTTCGCCCTGCTCGATATGGCTCCCTACGGTCGGCAAGAAGACTGGGAAGATTCGCCATCCGGCTGGCCTCAGTCGAAACCCTACATCTGGTGGCGTCGCCACGATGAACACGAAACTCAAAAGGAGCAATCATGCAATACATGCTGTTAA
- a CDS encoding YciI family protein — translation MQYMLLIYSDENDWTQEEREHCYKESTELTQELNKRGQFVSASPLESVSTATSVRVRDGKRTVTDGPFAETREQLGGYFIVEAKDLNEAIAIASRIPSARKGTVEVRPVVELAGLPTPNSAVTSQTSPIY, via the coding sequence ATGCAATACATGCTGTTAATCTACTCCGACGAAAACGACTGGACTCAAGAAGAACGCGAGCACTGCTATAAGGAGTCTACCGAACTCACACAGGAACTAAACAAACGAGGACAATTCGTCTCGGCTTCGCCCTTGGAATCCGTATCAACGGCGACGAGTGTGCGCGTGCGCGATGGCAAACGGACGGTAACCGATGGTCCCTTTGCCGAGACTCGCGAGCAACTTGGCGGGTACTTCATTGTTGAGGCCAAGGATCTCAACGAGGCAATTGCCATCGCCAGTCGTATCCCTTCGGCTCGCAAGGGAACTGTCGAAGTACGACCCGTCGTGGAATTGGCTGGCTTGCCAACCCCCAATAGTGCTGTGACATCTCAAACTTCACCAATCTACTGA
- a CDS encoding YciI family protein: protein MKFILLCYDDEQAWQQAGKAAHEAAIAEAVQLTHELQKRGQYIRSAPLHPTATATSVRVREGKKLVTDGPFAETREVLGGFHLIDVNSLEEAIDIAGRHPGARIGCVEIRPIVELTSLPAINT from the coding sequence ATGAAATTCATATTGCTATGTTACGATGACGAGCAAGCCTGGCAACAAGCGGGTAAGGCGGCACATGAAGCGGCAATTGCTGAAGCCGTGCAGCTTACTCACGAACTCCAGAAGAGAGGGCAATACATTCGCTCGGCGCCGCTTCACCCTACGGCGACTGCAACCAGTGTACGGGTTCGCGAGGGGAAGAAGTTGGTGACGGATGGTCCGTTTGCTGAGACCCGTGAGGTGCTCGGTGGATTTCATTTGATCGATGTAAATAGCCTCGAAGAGGCAATTGATATTGCTGGCCGACATCCTGGGGCCCGCATAGGGTGCGTTGAGATCAGGCCGATTGTTGAGCTGACAAGTCTGCCCGCTATCAACACTTAA
- a CDS encoding DUF1579 domain-containing protein — MNTKILAASFGSLILGSALAVAATSTDASSSDQAQMQLPPGWTMEDMQAVMEAGTPGKMHERLAKDVGTWDCETTMWMVPDSEPMKSSGTATYTALMDGRFVKCEMDGEMPGMGPYHGLGIAGYDNVSKEFVSNWLDNHGTGIMNGTGELSSDGKTLTWEYTGNCPVTKQPIVMREVETVTGPNTKTMEMFGEDPKSGKEFKMMHIEFTKQ, encoded by the coding sequence ATGAACACGAAGATTTTGGCTGCTAGTTTTGGTTCGTTGATTTTGGGCAGCGCGCTCGCTGTGGCCGCTACTTCAACGGATGCATCGTCTTCCGATCAGGCACAAATGCAATTGCCACCAGGCTGGACGATGGAAGACATGCAGGCGGTCATGGAGGCAGGGACGCCCGGCAAGATGCACGAGCGTTTGGCCAAGGACGTCGGCACTTGGGACTGTGAGACGACCATGTGGATGGTTCCCGACAGTGAGCCGATGAAAAGCAGCGGCACGGCCACATACACAGCGTTGATGGATGGCCGCTTTGTAAAGTGCGAGATGGATGGCGAAATGCCCGGCATGGGCCCTTACCATGGCCTGGGAATCGCTGGTTACGACAATGTCTCGAAAGAGTTCGTGTCTAATTGGCTGGACAATCACGGCACTGGCATCATGAACGGAACGGGAGAACTTTCGTCCGACGGCAAGACGCTCACTTGGGAGTACACAGGCAATTGCCCTGTCACTAAGCAGCCGATCGTGATGCGTGAGGTAGAAACAGTGACCGGTCCCAACACCAAGACGATGGAAATGTTCGGCGAAGACCCCAAGAGTGGCAAAGAATTCAAGATGATGCACATTGAATTCACCAAGCAGTAA
- a CDS encoding VOC family protein has protein sequence MYVQPYLFFGGRCEEALEFYSKSLGAKVEMVMRFNESPEPMPPDTVPPGFEDKVMHASFRIGDSLVMASDGCDEASNFSGFSLSLSVSNEEEADRVFAALSEGGKVGMPLGRTFWSPRFGMLTDQFGIGWMVSVAAEG, from the coding sequence ATGTACGTTCAACCTTATCTATTCTTCGGTGGTCGCTGTGAGGAAGCACTTGAGTTTTATTCGAAGTCTCTCGGTGCCAAGGTCGAAATGGTGATGCGATTCAATGAGAGCCCCGAACCAATGCCTCCCGACACAGTACCTCCTGGCTTTGAGGATAAAGTGATGCACGCCAGTTTTCGAATCGGCGATTCTCTGGTTATGGCATCCGATGGATGTGACGAAGCTTCGAATTTTAGCGGCTTCTCGTTGTCTCTCTCTGTGTCAAACGAAGAGGAAGCTGACCGCGTGTTTGCGGCACTATCTGAAGGGGGCAAAGTCGGCATGCCCTTGGGCCGAACATTTTGGTCGCCCCGCTTTGGCATGCTTACAGACCAATTTGGAATCGGGTGGATGGTCAGCGTAGCTGCAGAAGGTTAA
- a CDS encoding SRPBCC family protein has protein sequence MPESTETNIEAPPTERKSSSVLSKAVLALVLIVAGLATVIAMQPSEFRVERSTTMAASASTIFAEVNDFHHWEAWSPWLELDPNAKNWFEGPPSGKGAAFHWDGNDDVGAGSMTIIESSPNDLVRIQLDFTRPFEDSSTTELSIVPAGDESKVTWSMYGKNNFISKAFCLVMDMDKMIGDKYEEGLASLKSIVESKAQPKDSAEANKESE, from the coding sequence ATGCCTGAATCCACAGAAACAAATATTGAAGCCCCTCCAACAGAACGCAAAAGCAGCTCTGTTTTATCGAAAGCCGTCTTGGCACTCGTGCTAATCGTCGCTGGTTTGGCGACTGTCATTGCGATGCAACCCTCGGAGTTCCGCGTCGAACGATCGACGACGATGGCCGCTTCGGCGTCGACGATTTTCGCCGAAGTGAATGATTTTCATCATTGGGAAGCTTGGTCCCCCTGGTTGGAGCTTGACCCGAATGCAAAAAACTGGTTCGAGGGTCCTCCTTCCGGGAAAGGGGCTGCGTTCCACTGGGACGGCAATGACGATGTCGGTGCCGGTAGCATGACTATTATCGAAAGTAGCCCCAACGACTTGGTTCGCATCCAGCTAGATTTCACCAGGCCCTTTGAAGACTCCAGTACAACCGAACTTTCAATCGTGCCGGCGGGCGACGAGTCCAAGGTCACCTGGAGCATGTACGGCAAGAACAATTTTATCAGCAAAGCGTTCTGTCTTGTCATGGACATGGACAAGATGATCGGCGACAAATACGAAGAAGGTCTCGCCAGTTTGAAGTCGATCGTAGAATCAAAGGCCCAGCCAAAGGACTCTGCTGAAGCGAATAAAGAGTCCGAGTGA
- a CDS encoding DoxX family protein, giving the protein MDSENTTSTGSKKMLWAGWIASAIPVAMLILSGVMKLLKPEPVVEGFEHLGWPASLALALGIVELVSTALYVVPRTAVLGAILLTGYLGGAIATHVRIGEGFIGPAAFGVLVWLGLYLRDARIREILPLR; this is encoded by the coding sequence ATGGATTCTGAAAACACTACGTCAACCGGTTCCAAGAAGATGCTCTGGGCCGGCTGGATTGCCAGCGCCATTCCTGTGGCGATGCTCATCCTGAGCGGCGTCATGAAACTACTGAAACCTGAACCCGTAGTCGAAGGTTTTGAGCACCTCGGCTGGCCCGCGAGTCTCGCACTGGCGTTAGGTATCGTCGAGCTCGTAAGCACGGCATTGTATGTGGTTCCACGCACGGCAGTGCTCGGAGCCATTCTGCTCACAGGCTACTTGGGTGGAGCCATCGCCACGCATGTTCGCATCGGCGAAGGGTTCATCGGCCCGGCGGCCTTCGGCGTGTTGGTCTGGCTGGGCCTGTATCTCCGCGATGCGCGAATTCGTGAGATACTCCCGCTGCGCTGA
- a CDS encoding HIRAN domain-containing protein, whose protein sequence is MQRAVSTAISDGRVTLSERSQLLEFAMKANISEAEVLELLKRESQQLLDTVIEEALEDGVLDPQERQRIGDLAAGLGLKINLSNEQNHRLHLCDLAYQLAVGSYIPNCTFDDSIQLNSRENAIHQAPFEWHEIVQLKRPAGIPLGNDHYLKNIAAGQCLLTDKRVLLVGDLAAKKFTLASVAKVTKYADGILFNRSSGKSLFLRPCKDLVCDIWAMLAVSTINRDPVLGLIPTKKFIPESLAIPTYKEELDNGWSQLHEPRYTFRVVGDHIGDREQWIARLELGSPIKIQREPRNPYDTNAIAVSDIEGRQLGYLKREVAIWFAPILDRGRQFGFTAFRKPQSGGLIVGVYEID, encoded by the coding sequence TTGCAGCGAGCTGTTTCTACAGCCATATCGGATGGCAGAGTGACTCTCAGTGAGCGAAGTCAGTTGCTGGAGTTTGCGATGAAGGCCAATATATCTGAGGCAGAGGTACTAGAGCTTTTGAAGAGGGAATCACAACAGTTACTAGACACTGTGATTGAGGAAGCTCTCGAAGACGGCGTATTAGACCCTCAAGAGCGACAGAGGATAGGGGATCTAGCAGCAGGGCTTGGTCTAAAAATCAACCTCAGTAATGAACAAAACCATCGTTTGCACCTATGCGATCTAGCCTATCAGTTGGCCGTTGGCTCATATATTCCCAACTGCACTTTTGACGACAGCATTCAACTAAACTCACGAGAGAATGCGATTCACCAGGCACCATTTGAATGGCATGAAATAGTTCAACTAAAAAGGCCTGCTGGGATACCACTAGGTAACGATCATTATTTGAAGAACATCGCTGCTGGTCAGTGCTTGCTAACAGACAAAAGAGTTCTCTTAGTAGGTGATTTGGCAGCCAAGAAATTTACGTTGGCTTCTGTTGCAAAGGTCACCAAATATGCAGATGGAATTCTCTTCAATCGTTCGAGTGGCAAGAGTCTCTTTCTGCGCCCATGTAAGGATTTAGTATGCGACATTTGGGCCATGCTCGCGGTCTCCACAATAAATCGTGATCCAGTTCTAGGTTTAATCCCTACAAAGAAGTTTATCCCAGAGTCTTTAGCAATTCCTACTTATAAAGAAGAACTTGATAACGGGTGGTCCCAGCTTCACGAACCTAGATACACATTTCGGGTCGTAGGTGATCACATTGGTGATCGGGAGCAATGGATTGCTAGGCTTGAGTTGGGAAGTCCAATTAAGATTCAACGAGAGCCTCGAAACCCTTACGACACAAACGCAATTGCTGTGAGTGACATTGAGGGGCGTCAACTCGGCTACCTTAAACGTGAAGTGGCCATTTGGTTTGCACCTATTCTAGATCGAGGTCGCCAATTCGGATTTACGGCATTTAGAAAGCCACAGTCAGGTGGCCTGATTGTTGGTGTTTATGAAATTGATTAG
- a CDS encoding YifB family Mg chelatase-like AAA ATPase: MRRDHTLRGGILFGIDGHLIELQARATQLLRTPTPVVNSCQITGMAKGTVREALHRIGGAFSKLGIPPSPVEILINLAPAALEKGGTWLDLPIAIIMLQAAGLMPDLSNEQEERFILFGELGIHGELRRVPGALSLAYCAKPGQSLIVPKGNEKECALILAKPGHENCAVYPASSLEEVIECFHGRGMLPNALREKIEFDPIIDKPLDFGRIRGQEQAKRAALISAAGGHNLLLIGPPGEGKSLLASALPGILPRLTDGEKVELTRIYSAVGALEQDGCAVTRRPMRSIHHSVSMPALIGGGSGVPRPGEITLAHHGILFLDELPEFSRQSLEALRQPMENGKVQVTRVQASLEFPARFTLVAAMNPCPCGYAGSDKCVCDSKTIERYQKKLSGPLLDRIDLQVSIRPLSTDERFAPVRDGDSPKLRAIVDRARQRQINRFMGTAITNNAAIPGGQVPDYCHFSVDGFESFKEVISRDRVSTRTTDRLAKVARTIADLTDASEVAPVHVEEAALFVAGGVLQAV, encoded by the coding sequence ATGCGTAGGGACCACACGTTGCGGGGAGGTATCTTATTTGGAATTGATGGTCATCTTATTGAACTTCAAGCACGTGCAACTCAACTTCTTCGGACGCCAACACCTGTAGTCAATTCCTGCCAAATTACTGGAATGGCCAAGGGAACTGTTCGAGAAGCTTTGCACAGAATCGGCGGTGCTTTTAGTAAGCTCGGCATTCCGCCAAGTCCTGTTGAGATACTCATCAATTTAGCACCAGCCGCTTTAGAGAAAGGTGGAACTTGGCTCGACCTACCTATAGCCATAATCATGCTTCAAGCGGCTGGTTTAATGCCTGATCTGTCGAACGAACAAGAAGAACGGTTTATATTATTTGGGGAATTGGGCATCCACGGAGAACTTCGCCGTGTTCCTGGAGCACTCTCGTTGGCATACTGTGCCAAACCTGGACAATCTCTCATTGTTCCTAAGGGCAATGAGAAAGAATGCGCTTTGATTCTGGCAAAGCCTGGCCATGAAAACTGTGCAGTTTATCCTGCCAGCTCTCTCGAAGAGGTTATAGAGTGCTTTCATGGTCGTGGTATGTTGCCGAATGCGCTGCGCGAAAAGATAGAATTTGATCCTATCATCGACAAACCACTCGATTTTGGACGAATACGTGGGCAAGAACAGGCTAAGAGAGCTGCACTGATATCTGCTGCAGGAGGCCATAACCTGCTGTTGATTGGTCCTCCCGGCGAAGGTAAATCACTGCTTGCCTCTGCGTTACCTGGCATTCTGCCAAGGCTAACAGACGGTGAGAAAGTTGAATTGACTCGCATATACTCAGCAGTAGGCGCATTGGAGCAGGACGGATGTGCTGTGACGCGGCGACCAATGCGTTCGATTCATCATAGCGTTTCAATGCCCGCCTTAATTGGGGGTGGTTCTGGAGTGCCGCGTCCAGGTGAAATAACCCTTGCACACCACGGAATCCTTTTCCTTGACGAACTCCCTGAATTCTCACGTCAGTCGCTTGAAGCTTTGCGACAACCTATGGAGAACGGCAAAGTTCAAGTCACTCGGGTCCAGGCTAGTCTTGAATTTCCTGCCCGTTTTACACTTGTGGCTGCGATGAATCCCTGTCCATGTGGGTACGCTGGTAGTGACAAATGTGTGTGCGATTCTAAAACAATTGAAAGATATCAAAAAAAATTGAGCGGACCACTTCTTGATCGAATCGATTTGCAAGTTAGTATACGACCATTATCAACGGATGAGCGATTCGCGCCGGTTCGGGATGGTGACTCGCCGAAACTACGGGCAATCGTAGACCGGGCACGACAACGTCAGATTAACCGATTCATGGGAACTGCAATCACAAACAACGCAGCAATACCGGGCGGTCAGGTCCCAGACTATTGCCATTTCTCAGTGGATGGTTTTGAGTCATTTAAAGAGGTCATATCACGTGATCGAGTTTCCACTCGAACTACTGATCGCCTAGCAAAAGTCGCTCGAACCATTGCGGATCTGACTGATGCTTCTGAAGTGGCGCCTGTACACGTGGAGGAGGCTGCTCTATTCGTTGCCGGTGGAGTACTACAAGCTGTTTAG